In Rutidosis leptorrhynchoides isolate AG116_Rl617_1_P2 chromosome 6, CSIRO_AGI_Rlap_v1, whole genome shotgun sequence, the DNA window TCAATAAGTTTGTAATACTGGGTGTTTAGTATTTCAAATTACCTCTTTATTCCAGTCTGTACGAAATGTCGACCAAACTAAAATGACAGTTTGCATACCGGTTCCTCCAATCATTCCTGACCATATTCCCTAAAAAAACAAATACCATGCATCTTTTGAGAGCATTCTAATTGAATAGACAATGCTTGtttttcataaatataaattgGCCATTCGCCAAATAGATCGAGATAACTTTTTCAACTAAGAGGTTGTGAGTTCAAGTCCAGGGTGGATAGTTTTTATATATTCGTGTAAAAATTTGTGCAAAGTGAGTGAGTTTACCTTTAAGAAAAGTACACACATATTGTAGAAGTTAGTTATCAATGTGTAAACGTTACCTTGACTCCAAAGTTGAAATAAAAGCCGAGAAGAAATCCAAGAGGAATGCCTACAACGTAATAGCATCCGACATTCACATACGCTACGTACGCTTGCCACCCGCACCCAACAGCCACACCTTTGATCAATTCATCATGTCAATATGAATAATTTGACTAAACTTGTGTAAGTTTACGAGAAGCTAGCTTAGCTGGTGATACCTGATAAGATGGGTTGTATACCATTGAGAATTATGGTAACAGCGAGTAATGGGCATAGATCAGATACTGCATTCGCAACAGTTTCACCGCCAGTAAATGCGTAGCTAAGAACGTCTCGCACTGACAAAATGATCATCGCTTCAACTAGAGCGATCATAAATGAGACACTAGTCACTGTTAATACTGAAAAGGCTGCAGCTTTTGGGTGTCCTGCACCTAGCTCATTTCCAACCCGAACACTATTTTTGAAATTGTCTCTTCAGTAATTTCTTTATATCGTACGTTTGGTTTTGGGTTAGATTTATAAATTCTACTCCGTATATATTACGAGCAATACTAAAAAAATATGAAATGAATACGATACATGCCCCTAGTGACTATTGTTAACCTTACCATGATTATGAAACTATCGATCATTTAATTGATTAAcatcatttattttcattttaaaattgAACTTGAATCATTTGCTACATTAATTTGTTTGTATTTATTTTCATGGGCTTGTAATGGGTTTGAGCTTTTGGACAGAGTACTTTGTAGTCCAGTTTGCTCTATTTTTTGTATCTTACAAGCTTTCATTTTTTTGTGAAATTTTGTTTCATACGGAGTATATTATATTCTAACGTATGTTACGGGTCATACGTTAAGGTGATTTTAATGAATACAAAATTTCCTTAGATAGCATTATCTGAATTTAATACTCATTAATTTAATCTTATAATTTCCCATTTCTGTGTTTACATTAATTACAAATTTTGATATTTATGAAAATTATGAGTTCATTAAATGCAGCTTAAAGTATGCACCCATGACATAAGTTAGCAAAACTATATAATTATAACGTATATGATAAGAATAAGATTGATGATAATAAAtccataaataattataattatacaaaGATTATGTCATGTAACCTACACGACATAATCTttgtataattatacatatatttaattgTGGTAAATGGTGTCACCATTTGATTGGTTGACACCATGTGTTAATAGtaacttttttttttcaaaacatgaTTACCCCCAAACCATCAACCCAATACCATCCGGATCCCCTGACCCGCTCCACCAACCCGACCTGAATACCCGCTATTGTAGCTGCAGtaccttttttttttttcgaaaccaACCCGCAGCGAAAGCGCGGGCCAAAAAACTAGTTATAATTATTTATGGATTTATTATCATTATACACAGTGTAAGTCTCTAATACTGAGAAAAGTAACCTGGCAGCTGCATTGAACCCAACTGAGACCATGAACACTAGTCCATTGACACCCGAGCTGCATTAATTTGTCAGAAAACAAAATATTAGGTACTCCAATATTTATGAATCATGTTTACCTTTGCTTCATTAACTACAGTAAATGGTCCTTTTGGACCGCAAATTTATATATGTAGCTAAGGAGTCACTCTCGTAATAAAGGTATGTGGTCCGAGTAGGTGAACGCTGAGTACTTTGTCACAGATTCAAACCTTTGGTCCACTCAGTATATGCTAATCCAAAACTTATGTTTCGAGCCATTACAAAATCGGCTAGAAAACGTCATTTAACAACACAAATTAAATGTGATACAATAATATAAATCAATGAGACTTACCAAACTGAGAGGGCATCCAATGCCAGCTCGGGGTTGTCAAGCATCCCCGTAATTAACACGAGTATCTGAAAATACCACGTTTCCAAACACAACATAACGGCGGACCCACTCGACAATTTCACAAATTCCCATATACCACCAAACGCCTTCATGTTGAACCCGGTCCACGTGGACTTACATCTATCACTCATCAAGATGTAAACAAATTGACCCACTACTATGATCCACCAAGACAAACTTAGGGTTGATGATGCACCGAGCAACCCCAATCCTAACTTGTACACCATGATCCAAGAAAGAATCAGATGCACAACTAAGGTTCCGGCTGAAATATAGGCGCTTGGCGCCACAATACTTTGTGACTGAAGAAACTTTTGTATAGGAAAATTTATGGCATATGCGAAAATTTGAGGAATTAGACCATAGACAAATAAAGATGCCGCAGATGCCATTGATGGCGATTGTCCTAATAGAATTAAAATCGGCTTAGAAAATACATAAATTATAGTGATCGGGATGGCTGTTATTAAGAGGACGATAGTGGATCTTTGAAGGTATACTCCAAGCATATCATATTTATGTGCTCCAAACGCTTGTCCACATAGCGTCTCCACCGCGCTACCCATTCCAAGCTATAATCACATAACATACATATAAAATCATTATAACAATTTCGTAGAGGATGGAAACCACTATAACTAAAACGTTTTCATACTCTGGCCTGAATTTTTGGGTTCGCAGAGGAAACCTCTGTAGCGACAAATACATTAAATCCCCACTAGCTAGTAAAACCTCTGGGTGACGAGCCCCGAGCGACGAGACCCGTAACCGGGTGAAATGTGCACATTGGCACCCCCTAGTCATGAGCCCAATTAATTCGATCTTAGGTGTTACCAAAATTCGAACCTGGATCTCCTGTCTCATTGGGTACTCGGTAGCCACtggaccatgctcaagtggttacTTTGGCCTGAATCCACGTACAACATATTAATTAGTAGCCGGATTTCTCTAACACTGCTAGACCGGGTCAGCCGCCCATATGGGGGAAATCTTTTTCAGAGTATGTATATGTTCAAATTCACTatcttaaacttttttttttaacgTTTTGTCCCCATTGTAAAAATTCTTAACCCACCACTGGCCTTTGGTATCAGTTCATATTTTAAAATGTAGAAGATATATATATCAAGAGACGTTGACATACTAAATTATTTGCTTTCTAGCCAAATTTGCTTACCTAAGATTTCACGGCTAACTTGGCAAAAGTACAAAACCATATACATTACAGTACGTATATCATTGCATTAGATTCATTATAAATCGTCGTAATGCAATTATTGATTTGGAGGTGTACACATTAAAGAGTGATCGGTTTGTATGCAACTACAAAATATGATATCTGACAACTTTACCCTTAGACCAAACACCCAAAAAAAGTGTTAATATAATACGTACCTATATGACAGTGCACGTTTATATTTGCCTTTTTCCGATCTAAAATGACAGTGCACGTTTAATGTAGTCAAAATATTAATTTGTCGTGTGCACATTTATCatgatcattttatttattttgtataaaaatcacAACAATAATGGACAAGATTAAGAAAACAAACCATGAGGCCATAGGCAAAGAGTTGAATCCCTTGGTTACCGAGGGATGCAGCCGCGAGTTCCATGTTTCCAAGATGACCGGAAAAGATTCGGGTAGACTGTGACATGGCGTTATTGATCAAGTACACCATCACTGCGGGTGCAGCCAACTTGTATAGTAGATTAAGTTCAATTTTCGAGGCCATCACAAACCGCCTCATCTTTGGTGTATTGGTGTCCGAAAGTACTCTCTCGAGCTCCACACTAGTGCCATGATCCACTAGAGATGGTGAAGTTGTGTAGTCTTGAATTGGTTGTATAAGAGGATATTGTAGTTCTTCATTTGAATGGGACTCCATTTTGTTCATGTAAAAATGGATGGATGGATGGCTGCTTTTTCTTCTCTTTTATAGAGAGAAATATAATTGTTTCTATGTTTTGTGTTTTTTACAATTTATATTATATTgtaagtttgtattttttttttaattttttttttaaagtcatATAAGAGGGCGTGGTGTAAGAAGAAAAACCACGAGTCTACATTAAATAATCAAAGTTCAATCCTGTAGCTAGCGTTACATAATGAAATTACAGGGCTGATTTATGCGTATATAAAGAGAGAGGAGTTGaagatgtaaaataaatataaaatatttatgCGTATTACTCCTACATTTgactttttcatttttttttaacaattttgacttaaaatatcttTATTTATGTTGTGTattatttgatgaaatttatacaAATGTACAGTGTTttcatttatataaattttattaaataatctagacttttttgtgccgttggtccctcaaTTATACAACAAATAGTGAGCGTCCCTTTCGTTTTTTTTCTGCTTACAGCATCCCTCCATTTTACAAATATATGTTTCAGTGTCCCTCCGTCTAACTTCCGTTAAATAAGTCTGTTAAGTCATGACATGTGCCTTGCATATGAGGGTAAAATTGTCTTTTTTCCCATCTTCCTCATCTGTATCTAAATCTAATGTTTGTTGAACTTGTTCTTCCCCAAAATTCAAACccctaaattaaaaaaaataaaaccaacaactaaatttaaaaacaaaacaaACACATAACAGATTATATTCTGACCAAGAACTCTTTCATCCATTATCCCTTCTTATCCTAACCATCTATCTAAATCAAATCAAAACAAATAATATAACCAAAGCATCCATTTAATCTATCAGTATGTGAAAggaccagttcataccgattataaacgattcacaatagttgatttcattgtgaggtatttgacctctatattgtaTATTTTACAAagattgcattagtttttaaaagacaaactttctttacatcgaaagttgacggcatgcataccatttcataatacatccaactataattgacttaataataatcttgatgaacccaacgactcaaatgcaagtcttttgaaatatgtcatgaatcactccaagtaatatctctaaaatgagcaaatgcacagcgaaagatttatttcatacatgagaataaacatgttttcaagtgtcaactaaaaggttggtgggttcattagtttatcataatcaatcatttccaataatataatagatcacaagatactCATAAATCGAAAACAATATGTGCAGGTTTACTCACtgctataaaaatcattcatatgaagaacaccggatggGAATACGGAaagtgcaaaacaatctcaccaacggtagctaatgcatcgtgcaatgcaaaaatttctcaccgtaaacaatctcaccaacggtagctaatgcatcgtgcaatgcaaaaatttctcaccgtaaacaatctcaccaacggtagctaatgcatcgtgcaatgcaaaaatttctcaccgagggtagctaatgctaTCTTTATATAAATCGAAccactgaatccaaataattctatcatagaatgtagtttcgagtacttgtgtctatttcgtcaaacatttataaaaaaaacaattcatgtattctcagttcaaaaatatatctcaaaaagtatttaataaaacagttataaaaacagcgcatgtattctcagtcccaaaaaatgtaaagagtaaaagggaatcaaatgaacttattatacgatattttgtagtaaaaatatgcatacgacggaactgaacaatgcagggttggccttggattcacgaacctatatcaattctatatattaacacattgtaatcgaaaaaagttatatattattgttattaataatatacttgttatattaaatgttatatagatagatttatatttaatctatatattttatataactaatacttatcatattaacttttaatatagtaattactcattaaaatattatttaatataatatgtaatattgatattaatgtagttatgttttatatcataaatatatttttatatagaaaatctttaattgatataataataataataataataataataataataataataataataataataataataataataataataataataataataataataataataataataataataataataataataataataataataataataataataataatactaattatgataaaaatgatgataattctactaataataataatgataattttaataataaaaatgataatttttaataaaaatgttaatttcaataaaaatactaattttaacaaaaatgataaatttaaaaataatgatacttttagtaataataataataataataataataataataataataataataataataataataataataataataataataataataataataataataataataatactgataataataataactataataataattatactactcatgataataatgataataatattactaataatgatattcataataataatgataataataatgatatttacaataacaataataataataataataataataataataataataataataataataataataataataataataataataataataataataataataataaaaataataataataataataatagtaataataataatagtaataatagtaataataataataataataataataataataataataataataataataataataataataataataataataataataataataacaaaaataataataataacaaaaataataataagaatacttttACTAAATATGatctttttaacaataatgataacatcaataatatcaataataataataataataataataataataataataataataataataataataataataataataataataataataataataataataataataataataataataataataataaaagagtacaacctttgaagaaacaagctttaaAATTAAAACgccatagcccgggctcgaacccaagacctcgcgCTTAAACCAAATCACGCCTAACCAGTCTGCTACCCTTTCATTTATGTTTTAACCCACGGCTTATATCTATATACCCCGTATCTTCATAACTTGTCCCAATTTGAAAGTCCAACAATAAAATACTACGGCCCAATAACGAATAGCACAAACAATTAATTTAATCTGGCCCAATGTTGCGTTAAAACCCAAAACATATTAACTGATTCGTTATTTAACAATTAAAAGGGTTTCTATTGTCTTCTCCCTTTCGACCTTTCGACCTTCGCGACCAACAAAGATCACGCAGGTTATCAATCGTATCTTCTTCATCAtcgattcataatcataatcaaaatcattattattttaaatattatcgattatcatcatcatcacatgCATCATTCATGATCATCGTCATCTCGTTCACATCATCATCATTGTATCGTGATCATCATCACATACATCATCTATATCGAACCTGCATCATCATCTTGCTATAACAACTATTCATCTTCATCACCATTCCTTTGTTTGTTGTAACAGGAATAGACGAGCAGTAACACAATAATAGCAGCATATTAGCAGTGATCGATGGGCTTTTGATGGTAGTTCGAAACAGATAACAGAAGGGAACATCAATAATACATAGCAGTAGCAGTGGGGTGTTGGTGGCTGTGTAAACAGAAAAGTTTGAACACTTTGCTGTGGTTGAAGCTCGTTTGAACAGAAAAGAAAACAagaagaaagtagagagagaaaggaaGAGAGAGAGGATGGTGGTTTACGGTGGTGATTAATTGTGAAACAAAACAACTTCAATGTAGGTGCAAATCAACAAGGAAGGTGACGGTTTGGGCTGTTGTACTGCTGCAGAAATAGAAACACAAATCGGCAATAGCAGCAGGTATTAAACGAATGGGTTCCGTGATTTTTTTTAGGAGAGAGAGAGATATAGAGGTGGTTGTATGATGCTTGACATAAAAGAAACACTAAAGTTTTCATGGTTGTGAGGATGGCTCATGGGTGGCGGTTATGGGGTGGATAGCCGTAGGTGTTCGAGGTG includes these proteins:
- the LOC139851496 gene encoding protein DETOXIFICATION 40-like, with protein sequence MNKMESHSNEELQYPLIQPIQDYTTSPSLVDHGTSVELERVLSDTNTPKMRRFVMASKIELNLLYKLAAPAVMVYLINNAMSQSTRIFSGHLGNMELAAASLGNQGIQLFAYGLMLGMGSAVETLCGQAFGAHKYDMLGVYLQRSTIVLLITAIPITIIYVFSKPILILLGQSPSMASAASLFVYGLIPQIFAYAINFPIQKFLQSQSIVAPSAYISAGTLVVHLILSWIMVYKLGLGLLGASSTLSLSWWIIVVGQFVYILMSDRCKSTWTGFNMKAFGGIWEFVKLSSGSAVMLCLETWYFQILVLITGMLDNPELALDALSVCSGVNGLVFMVSVGFNAAASVRVGNELGAGHPKAAAFSVLTVTSVSFMIALVEAMIILSVRDVLSYAFTGGETVANAVSDLCPLLAVTIILNGIQPILSGVAVGCGWQAYVAYVNVGCYYVVGIPLGFLLGFYFNFGVKGIWSGMIGGTGMQTVILVWSTFRTDWNKEVEKADKRLDKWKADKETVMKE